From Butyrivibrio sp. AE3004, the proteins below share one genomic window:
- a CDS encoding Txe/YoeB family addiction module toxin translates to MKKIWSDDAWDDYLYWQTQDKKTLKKINSLLKDIDRNGYKCKGKPEPLKGDLSGFWSVHIDEKNRLVFCISDAGLEIAQCRTHYQDK, encoded by the coding sequence ATGAAAAAGATATGGTCTGATGATGCATGGGACGATTATTTATACTGGCAGACTCAGGACAAGAAAACGCTAAAGAAAATCAATAGCCTGTTAAAAGACATTGACCGTAACGGATATAAATGCAAAGGAAAACCGGAACCACTTAAGGGAGATCTTAGCGGATTTTGGAGCGTACACATAGACGAAAAGAACAGACTTGTATTCTGTATCTCAGATGCAGGACTTGAGATTGCACAATGCAGAACACATTACCAGGATAAATAA
- a CDS encoding type II toxin-antitoxin system RelB/DinJ family antitoxin: MAQSTISVRVNDEDKKLFENFCKETGLNVTVAINMFVKSVIREQKLPFEVKADHFYSDENMKVLRRSVKQLREGKGKEHDIIEVTK; this comes from the coding sequence ATGGCACAATCTACAATCAGTGTAAGAGTAAATGACGAAGACAAGAAGCTGTTTGAGAATTTCTGTAAAGAGACAGGGCTTAACGTTACAGTAGCTATCAATATGTTTGTCAAAAGCGTTATACGTGAACAGAAGCTGCCTTTTGAAGTCAAGGCAGACCATTTCTACAGTGACGAAAACATGAAGGTACTCAGGAGATCCGTTAAACAGTTGCGCGAAGGTAAAGGAAAAGAGCATGACATCATTGAGGTGACCAAATGA